A single Pedobacter sp. PACM 27299 DNA region contains:
- a CDS encoding SusC/RagA family TonB-linked outer membrane protein yields the protein MISYLYHTIRRHQRLLMLQTGIVIFSVAGGKAQEKTDSIQLRQVSAIGVLEGGRAFTSNPASSIYHTLSGRLAGLYTLQITGQPGLDAPTVLLRGRVPLIVIDGIPRDLSGINPEQIASVTLLKDALSTAVYGNRGANGVLLITTKKGEKAAGYSFEATAQTGLSSSLKERKALSAGDYATLYNEALRNDGRQPIYSPEAIAAYKNGSDPFLYPNVNWKDQIFKKNAPFSRYNLNSEGADKNVNYFISLDYLKQEGLLKSLPQNTYNTNTDYERFVFRTNLEMQLTQRLKGSINLYSSIADQNSPGSTGNVIYNSLLNTPSSAYPLLNPDGSLGGNALFSNNIYGQSVYRGYTRNSTSDGFGDLALTRQMDDVWKGLWIKANISFYAKSLQLIDRSKNFQTFQLLIDPVTGQPSYQRYGTQTSQVNTSSVTNRNQQFFAEGSAGYGHEADGNKLDVVLAYNLQTYRSNSQLPQNFNTGRVSANYSIKDKYILEATAAYSGNNWYKKGKQYDFYPAAGLSWNMNKEDFFSKDGFLNTLKLRTTYGKVGMIDPLYYAYLYSYINTGSAYYFGTGPSAVQGTQEAGLPTSVAASKSTKFDAGLDMGFADNRAYVQADYFSNTYSDVLQIRGQASSLLGIAYPLENLGKTRLSGLEFTAGWKDKTGDFGYHISGNISVNRSKVLENDEPAMPYSWMAKKGQPMEQLYGYIADGYVQTAGEGPVVEGYKSQPGDIKYKDLNNDGVINQYDVTAIGGNKPLVYYGFSLGFDYKNFELSVLFQGITNRNLMVTGLGEWAFQNNGTGNAFEQHLERWSPETANTAAYPRLSVGPNVNNNVSSSYWIQKANFLRLKNAEIAYKLQTSFLQKIKVKQVRLFVNGANLLTFSKIKRFDPEGLSLDYPLQRMINGGLTVKF from the coding sequence ATGATCTCATATTTATATCATACCATTCGACGCCATCAGCGATTGTTAATGCTGCAAACAGGCATCGTTATTTTCTCCGTCGCCGGAGGAAAAGCACAAGAGAAGACCGACAGTATCCAACTCAGACAAGTCAGCGCAATCGGTGTACTGGAAGGTGGAAGAGCCTTCACTTCCAACCCAGCCTCCTCTATTTACCATACTTTATCGGGTAGACTGGCTGGATTATACACCTTGCAAATTACCGGACAGCCCGGACTGGATGCCCCAACTGTGCTGCTTAGAGGTCGGGTACCTTTGATCGTCATAGACGGAATTCCCAGAGACCTTAGCGGAATCAATCCAGAACAAATCGCCTCGGTAACCCTGCTAAAAGACGCATTATCTACTGCAGTTTATGGCAACAGAGGGGCTAATGGTGTCTTACTCATCACCACAAAAAAAGGAGAAAAAGCAGCGGGTTATTCTTTTGAAGCGACCGCACAAACTGGACTGAGCAGCAGTCTGAAGGAGCGAAAAGCACTTTCAGCAGGTGACTATGCCACACTTTACAATGAAGCACTCAGAAATGATGGCCGTCAGCCAATTTATAGTCCCGAAGCAATTGCAGCCTATAAAAATGGTTCCGATCCTTTTCTGTATCCCAACGTAAACTGGAAAGACCAGATTTTTAAAAAAAACGCGCCATTTAGCAGGTACAACCTAAATTCGGAAGGCGCAGATAAAAACGTCAATTATTTTATCTCTCTGGATTATTTAAAGCAAGAGGGCTTATTAAAGTCCCTTCCTCAGAACACCTACAATACCAATACAGATTATGAGCGTTTTGTATTCAGAACAAACCTGGAAATGCAGCTGACACAGCGTCTGAAAGGAAGCATTAATCTCTATTCAAGCATTGCGGATCAAAACTCACCCGGATCAACAGGTAATGTAATTTACAACAGTTTATTGAACACCCCATCAAGTGCATATCCCCTGCTAAATCCAGATGGATCTTTGGGTGGAAATGCATTATTCAGTAATAACATCTATGGTCAGTCTGTCTATAGAGGATATACCAGAAACTCTACATCAGATGGCTTTGGCGACCTTGCCCTAACCCGGCAGATGGATGATGTTTGGAAGGGATTGTGGATCAAAGCGAACATTTCATTCTATGCAAAATCATTACAGCTGATCGACCGCAGTAAAAACTTTCAGACTTTTCAACTGCTGATTGACCCAGTTACCGGTCAGCCTAGCTACCAGAGATATGGGACACAAACCTCCCAGGTAAATACTTCTTCGGTCACCAATAGAAATCAGCAATTCTTCGCAGAAGGTTCGGCTGGCTATGGTCATGAAGCAGATGGCAATAAACTGGATGTGGTCCTGGCTTATAACCTGCAGACTTATAGAAGCAATAGTCAATTGCCTCAAAATTTCAATACCGGAAGAGTCTCTGCAAATTACAGCATTAAAGATAAATATATATTGGAAGCCACAGCTGCTTACAGCGGAAACAACTGGTACAAAAAGGGAAAACAATACGATTTTTATCCTGCCGCTGGCCTGAGCTGGAACATGAACAAAGAAGATTTCTTTAGCAAAGATGGATTTCTGAATACCTTAAAACTGAGGACCACTTACGGGAAAGTGGGGATGATCGACCCATTATACTATGCGTATCTATATTCTTATATCAATACTGGGAGTGCTTATTACTTCGGTACAGGCCCTTCGGCAGTACAGGGAACCCAGGAAGCTGGCTTGCCAACTTCAGTTGCCGCTTCAAAATCTACGAAATTTGATGCCGGTTTAGATATGGGCTTTGCAGATAATAGAGCTTATGTACAAGCCGATTATTTCAGCAATACTTATTCGGATGTATTACAAATCCGCGGACAAGCATCTTCGCTTTTAGGCATCGCTTACCCTTTAGAAAACCTTGGCAAAACCAGGTTATCAGGTCTGGAATTTACTGCCGGATGGAAGGATAAAACCGGTGACTTTGGCTATCATATCAGTGGTAACATTTCTGTAAACCGCAGCAAAGTCCTTGAAAACGATGAACCTGCAATGCCTTATAGCTGGATGGCAAAAAAAGGACAGCCAATGGAACAGCTTTACGGATATATAGCCGATGGCTATGTGCAAACTGCTGGTGAAGGCCCAGTTGTAGAAGGTTATAAATCTCAGCCAGGTGACATTAAATATAAAGACCTGAACAATGACGGTGTCATCAATCAATACGACGTAACCGCGATTGGGGGCAACAAACCATTAGTTTACTATGGATTTAGCCTCGGCTTTGACTATAAGAATTTCGAGTTGTCTGTCTTATTCCAGGGCATTACGAACAGAAACCTGATGGTCACGGGTCTAGGAGAATGGGCTTTTCAGAATAATGGAACAGGTAATGCTTTTGAGCAGCACCTCGAGCGCTGGAGCCCAGAAACGGCCAATACCGCTGCCTATCCTCGCTTATCTGTAGGACCCAACGTCAACAATAACGTCAGCTCTTCTTATTGGATTCAAAAAGCAAACTTTTTAAGGTTAAAAAATGCAGAAATCGCCTATAAACTGCAGACTAGTTTCCTGCAAAAAATCAAAGTGAAACAGGTACGCTTGTTCGTCAATGGAGCCAACCTGCTTACTTTCTCAAAAATTAAGCGCTTTGATCCTGAAGGATTAAGTCTGGATTACCCTTTACAAAGAATGATTAACGGTGGTTTAACAGTTAAATTTTAG
- a CDS encoding RagB/SusD family nutrient uptake outer membrane protein, protein MKKIYYTLTIGIALFIGLSTGCKKANSFLDSQSTNDLDETTVFADSARTSAFLLGIYSRVAFQSDPVEVNSLGAPFAAATDEAESRWPGGQNVPIQMFQGSFGTAFTKANNDDWTFLYTGIRMANIYLKNADNAPLSANLKAKSKLEARFLRAYFYHFLLKFYGGVQLVGDEVKGLAAPNTDPRASYEACVNYVVAELDAVAAQLPLTNQGLDYGRVTKGAALALKARVLLSAASPLFNGGSLATDAAVIPLTAYPNADASRWQKAMDASKEVMDLNQYQLVEDNTTRPGNGFYKMFLDRVNPEAIFQRMLGNNKLFEGNWLPPTRGGSFLIYPSQQLVDAFPMKNGKLKGEAGSGFDAANPYANRDPRLDYTVIYNGAMYFDGRLNAMAPVYTYVGAAQDGIQAATANTATNTGYYCRKMCDELVYGNSTANTQRCQPLIRYAEILLNYAEAANESGQTNTALNQLIAMRKRAGIDAGADSRYGIPASMTQGNARLLIQNERFIELAFEEQRYFDLRRWKLGAEYDGKFLKGMRITKTGNTYTYAEINVRTARYFKVNSYLFPIPTAEISINREVKQNPGW, encoded by the coding sequence ATGAAAAAGATATATTATACACTTACAATAGGTATTGCCTTGTTTATTGGGCTTTCAACAGGATGTAAAAAAGCAAACAGTTTCCTGGATAGCCAATCCACTAATGATCTGGATGAAACGACTGTATTTGCAGATAGCGCAAGGACCTCCGCTTTTCTGCTGGGAATTTACAGCCGCGTAGCTTTTCAATCGGATCCCGTAGAAGTGAACAGTCTGGGAGCACCTTTTGCTGCCGCAACAGATGAAGCGGAATCGCGCTGGCCAGGTGGTCAGAATGTACCCATTCAAATGTTTCAGGGTAGCTTTGGAACTGCTTTTACTAAGGCTAACAATGACGATTGGACATTTTTATATACTGGGATAAGAATGGCAAACATCTACCTTAAAAATGCCGATAACGCCCCCTTATCAGCAAATTTGAAAGCAAAATCGAAATTAGAAGCCAGGTTTTTGAGGGCCTATTTTTATCATTTTCTGCTGAAATTTTATGGAGGCGTACAACTGGTTGGAGATGAAGTGAAAGGACTGGCTGCCCCCAATACTGATCCGAGGGCAAGCTATGAGGCCTGCGTAAATTATGTGGTTGCTGAACTGGATGCTGTTGCCGCACAATTGCCTTTAACCAATCAGGGACTGGATTATGGAAGGGTAACCAAGGGAGCCGCATTGGCCTTAAAAGCAAGAGTGCTACTTTCTGCTGCCAGCCCATTATTTAATGGAGGGAGTCTCGCCACAGACGCGGCTGTAATTCCATTAACTGCCTATCCAAATGCAGATGCGAGCAGATGGCAGAAAGCAATGGATGCGAGTAAGGAAGTGATGGATCTGAATCAATACCAACTGGTAGAAGACAATACCACCAGACCAGGAAATGGTTTCTATAAAATGTTCCTGGATAGAGTCAATCCGGAGGCAATTTTTCAAAGAATGCTGGGCAACAATAAACTGTTTGAAGGCAACTGGTTGCCACCTACCCGAGGAGGAAGTTTTCTAATCTACCCTTCTCAGCAATTGGTAGACGCCTTTCCAATGAAAAACGGCAAACTCAAAGGAGAAGCAGGATCAGGTTTTGATGCCGCAAATCCTTATGCCAACAGAGATCCAAGACTAGATTATACCGTAATCTACAATGGGGCAATGTATTTTGATGGCCGCTTAAATGCCATGGCACCTGTATACACCTATGTTGGTGCCGCTCAGGATGGAATCCAGGCCGCAACAGCAAATACAGCTACCAATACCGGATATTACTGCCGCAAAATGTGCGATGAGCTGGTTTATGGAAACAGTACCGCCAATACACAACGCTGTCAACCATTAATTCGTTATGCGGAGATTCTGCTAAATTATGCAGAAGCAGCCAATGAAAGCGGACAGACAAACACCGCATTGAATCAACTAATCGCCATGCGAAAACGTGCAGGAATAGATGCTGGAGCCGATTCCAGATATGGTATCCCAGCTTCAATGACACAGGGTAATGCCAGACTGCTCATTCAAAACGAAAGGTTTATTGAACTGGCTTTTGAGGAGCAGCGCTACTTCGATTTAAGAAGATGGAAACTGGGGGCAGAATATGATGGTAAATTCCTAAAAGGAATGAGGATTACCAAAACCGGTAACACTTATACCTATGCGGAAATCAACGTAAGAACCGCCCGGTACTTCAAAGTAAACAGTTACTTATTCCCTATTCCAACTGCCGAAATCAGCATCAACAGAGAAGTAAAGCAAAATCCAGGATGGTAA
- a CDS encoding TonB-dependent receptor yields the protein MKFYDFNSYRASYVKDKILLTMKLTLLLSLTVLMQVSASTYAQNKITLSRTNASLERVLKAIGKQSGYDLVYISSTIKKANPVNINVDRLSLEETLQKVFINQPLTYSIKNKTITVKISKVELPSPLEMILMNDAAGKVLDETGQGIPGATVKVKRSGQVAITDSQGKFAIKGLLNDDILVISYVGYNTQEVKATNNVLIKMVPAAMELGGDVVIVGYGKQKKATVTSSVAQVTREEINSTPGASLQNMLTGKVTGLTTLQRTGQPGNDAAQIYVRGVSTLSGFSTAPLILVDNIEYELSQFAMIDQNEIENVSILKDAASTSIYGIKGANGVILVTTRRGKLGKPVINVRSEVGLNLAISPFKALGSYDAALLRNEALANDNEKPQFTPQDLELFQSGTDPYGHPDINWYDKVFGKSAIQTDHNVDISGGTEKVKYFTSIGYLFQDGLFNKLEYKGAMPVPDKSPINTNYYFKRYKFRSNLDIDATPSLKLSLDLNGTFSEKNAPDVGNLGFQMTQYEYVNAYAYPVYNPDGSFGFANPAVFSPRDGMNSVAAIVALSGYNRNFNNFLSANFSAVQKLDAITKGLSLKGLFAYSNNNAATRTLSRGAIPSFYYNPTDGSYTPKDINVYRVAPLSLSYTGAGADLPAKIITYQGILTYQRTFGDHDVAGLLLYNRSSKIVAAKPPNNFLGYTFRGTYNFKEKYLFEVSGAYNGSSNFTSQKRYTWFPAVSAGWNLSKESFMEHAIPFMEMFKFRGSYGYTGSDDIAGYQYGYESFYSNGSGYNLGETANAFPTIFEGKLGNNDVTWATERKANIGLDFSMFGGKLSGSFDYFDNFRDKILINRQTVPAAYGVPKETLPPVNLGAVSNKGFEIELTHKSRIGSLGYSIKTNFSYAKNKIVFMDEPEVDPSKPWQRGTGLSVGLAKKYIWTGQFYSQEEVDNPAVARPPGTIKAGWLKYQDLDGNGIINKEDMAYVGNPNVPNTVIGTTIGFDYKGFSLSMLFQSNLNGESYTGFDSAVPFKTQLQEFHKDRWTQETANTATFPALTTTFAGTYMNPSGNLSTFWATSTNFLRLRSAEIGYRVPKGFADKLGLNAVRIYANGYNLFTISDFYKRYQFDPEVASDVYGYVYPTTRLINIGLSVTLK from the coding sequence ATGAAATTTTACGATTTTAACTCGTATAGGGCATCCTATGTCAAGGATAAGATACTACTAACCATGAAATTAACCCTGTTATTGAGTCTTACGGTATTGATGCAAGTCAGTGCATCCACCTATGCTCAAAATAAAATCACTTTATCCAGAACAAATGCTTCACTGGAACGGGTATTAAAGGCGATTGGAAAGCAAAGTGGATATGATTTGGTTTATATCTCCAGTACCATAAAAAAAGCCAACCCGGTAAATATTAACGTAGATAGGCTCTCCTTAGAAGAAACCTTACAAAAGGTATTCATCAATCAGCCATTAACCTATTCCATTAAAAATAAAACCATTACCGTCAAAATCTCTAAAGTGGAGCTCCCCTCCCCTTTAGAGATGATCCTGATGAATGATGCTGCCGGAAAAGTACTGGATGAAACCGGACAAGGCATTCCTGGCGCAACTGTAAAAGTAAAGCGCAGCGGACAAGTCGCCATTACTGATAGTCAGGGAAAGTTTGCCATTAAAGGCTTATTAAACGATGATATCCTGGTGATCAGCTATGTTGGGTATAATACCCAGGAAGTAAAAGCGACTAATAATGTGCTCATCAAAATGGTTCCTGCTGCCATGGAATTAGGTGGCGATGTGGTCATTGTAGGCTATGGTAAACAAAAGAAAGCGACCGTTACGTCTTCTGTGGCCCAGGTAACCCGGGAAGAAATCAATAGTACACCAGGCGCAAGTTTACAGAACATGCTCACTGGTAAAGTGACCGGCTTAACGACCTTGCAGAGAACCGGCCAACCGGGTAATGATGCCGCTCAGATCTACGTAAGGGGTGTCAGTACGCTTTCCGGTTTCTCTACCGCTCCATTGATTCTGGTGGACAACATCGAATATGAATTGAGTCAGTTTGCAATGATTGACCAAAATGAAATTGAAAATGTTTCCATTCTTAAAGATGCCGCTTCCACCTCTATTTATGGGATTAAAGGAGCGAATGGAGTCATCCTCGTGACCACAAGAAGAGGCAAACTTGGCAAACCAGTCATCAATGTAAGGTCGGAAGTCGGATTGAACCTTGCCATTTCTCCTTTTAAAGCGCTTGGTTCCTATGATGCGGCACTGCTCCGTAATGAGGCCCTGGCAAATGACAATGAGAAACCTCAGTTTACCCCCCAAGACCTGGAACTTTTTCAATCCGGTACAGATCCTTACGGACATCCGGACATCAATTGGTACGACAAAGTCTTCGGCAAGTCCGCCATTCAAACAGACCATAATGTAGACATTTCTGGTGGTACTGAAAAAGTGAAATATTTCACTTCCATAGGCTATTTATTTCAAGATGGTTTATTCAATAAGTTGGAATATAAAGGTGCAATGCCGGTGCCAGACAAATCACCAATCAATACGAACTATTATTTTAAACGCTATAAATTCAGATCTAATTTAGACATCGATGCCACGCCTTCCCTAAAATTAAGCTTGGATCTAAACGGTACTTTCAGTGAGAAAAATGCGCCGGATGTTGGAAACCTGGGCTTCCAGATGACCCAATATGAATATGTAAATGCTTACGCCTATCCGGTTTACAATCCTGACGGCAGTTTTGGCTTTGCTAATCCAGCAGTTTTTTCGCCTAGAGATGGAATGAATAGTGTGGCAGCCATCGTTGCATTAAGTGGCTACAACAGAAATTTCAACAACTTCCTGAGTGCTAACTTTTCTGCAGTTCAGAAATTAGACGCCATCACAAAAGGGCTTTCGTTAAAAGGACTATTCGCCTATTCAAATAATAATGCTGCTACACGTACACTCAGCAGAGGCGCAATCCCTTCCTTTTATTATAATCCCACAGATGGTAGTTACACCCCAAAAGACATTAACGTATATCGTGTAGCTCCGTTAAGCCTTAGTTATACTGGAGCAGGTGCAGATCTACCGGCTAAAATCATTACCTACCAGGGGATTCTAACCTACCAGCGGACTTTTGGAGACCACGATGTTGCCGGGCTCCTCCTGTATAACCGTTCCAGTAAAATTGTGGCAGCAAAACCACCTAATAACTTTCTGGGATATACCTTTAGAGGAACCTATAATTTTAAAGAAAAATACCTGTTTGAAGTAAGTGGTGCCTACAATGGCTCCTCCAATTTCACCTCTCAAAAGCGGTATACCTGGTTTCCTGCAGTATCTGCAGGATGGAACCTGTCCAAGGAATCTTTTATGGAGCATGCGATTCCATTTATGGAGATGTTTAAATTCAGAGGTTCTTATGGCTATACGGGAAGTGATGATATTGCTGGTTACCAATATGGTTATGAAAGTTTTTACAGTAACGGATCTGGCTATAACCTTGGAGAAACAGCCAATGCTTTCCCGACCATCTTTGAAGGTAAACTTGGAAATAACGACGTGACCTGGGCTACAGAACGCAAAGCCAATATAGGTCTGGACTTCTCCATGTTTGGCGGTAAACTGAGTGGTAGTTTTGATTACTTTGACAACTTCAGGGATAAAATCCTGATCAACAGACAAACCGTTCCTGCAGCGTATGGCGTACCTAAGGAAACCTTACCGCCTGTAAATCTTGGTGCCGTTTCTAATAAAGGTTTTGAAATAGAGCTGACCCATAAATCAAGAATCGGCAGTCTGGGCTATAGCATCAAAACAAATTTCAGCTATGCAAAGAACAAGATCGTATTTATGGATGAGCCCGAAGTGGATCCTTCCAAGCCATGGCAAAGGGGAACAGGTCTTTCTGTAGGGCTTGCCAAAAAATACATCTGGACCGGGCAGTTCTATAGTCAGGAAGAGGTAGATAACCCTGCAGTGGCCAGACCTCCAGGAACCATCAAAGCAGGCTGGTTAAAATATCAGGATTTAGATGGCAATGGCATCATCAATAAAGAGGATATGGCTTACGTAGGTAATCCCAACGTACCAAACACCGTGATCGGTACCACTATCGGATTCGATTATAAAGGTTTTAGCCTATCTATGTTATTCCAATCTAATTTAAATGGCGAATCTTATACCGGTTTTGATTCCGCTGTTCCTTTCAAAACTCAGCTGCAGGAATTCCACAAAGACAGGTGGACCCAGGAAACTGCAAATACCGCTACTTTCCCGGCATTGACCACCACTTTCGCCGGAACTTATATGAACCCATCAGGCAACCTTTCCACTTTCTGGGCAACGAGTACCAATTTCCTGCGTCTGCGCTCTGCCGAGATTGGGTACCGGGTGCCAAAAGGATTTGCAGATAAATTAGGCCTAAATGCAGTCCGTATTTATGCCAATGGTTACAACCTTTTTACCATTTCCGATTTCTACAAGCGCTATCAGTTTGACCCTGAAGTGGCCAGTGATGTATATGGATATGTATACCCAACTACCAGGTTAATAAACATCGGATTATCGGTAACGCTTAAATAG